The Nostoc cf. commune SO-36 genomic sequence AGTGGAAAATTAGCTGCAACGATAGCAGAAGCGGCATCAGATCGCAAAGCAGGTGAGATTTTATTGCTCAAAGTGGCAGAGGTATCTTACCTGGCTGATTACTTTGTGATGATGACAGGCTATTCTAAGGTACAGGTCAGGGCGATCGCTCAAGCAATTGAAGGAAAAGTCGAAACTGAACTGCAACGCCGTCCCTTAAGGACAGAAGGAAAAATCGAGGGAAGTTGGGTACTACAAGACTACGGTGATGTGATCGTTCACATCATGATGCCCAAAGAACGAGAGTTTTATAATTTAGAAGCGTTCTGGATTCATGCAGAGCGTATTTCCCTTCCAGAATCTGATGAGGGTGAGGGTAAGCCAACATGATTAGGTCTTCGGTTTCAAACTGCCCAGTTCCTACAGACCAACAACCACTCAATGAGTACGAAGAGTTAAAATCTTCCTGGCTGTTCCGTGATGCCACTTTAGATTGGCGTAAGTATATCACGAAACTTGCTTGGATTTGGGGTTTATCTTGGCTCATTGCAGGGCCTATTGCTGCGGCAAGTTTTCCCCCTCACAAGTATATTGCACATTTTATGCTCTGTGGTGGAGCAGGAGCCAGTGTCGGCTTAGTGCTGATACTGGTAAGATTGTACTTAGGCTGGTTCTACGTGTGCGATCGCCTTTGCAGTCCCACAGTATTTTATGAAGAGTCAGGCTGGTACGACGGCCAAACTTGGACAAAGCCACAAGAAGTTCTCAACCGCGATCGCTTAATTGTCTCATACGAAATCAAACCAATTCTGCGGCGGTTACAATTTACCTTCGCTGGCTTGGCGGGAATGTACGTTACTGGTACTATAGTCTGGCATTTGTTTTAAAGAATCATTGGTCATTGGTCATTAGTCATTAGCTAAGGACTAATGATTAATGACCAATGACTAATTAATTAAAAAAGGTGATAAATATAAACCCATGACAATGGGAAAACGAACTCAAGCCGCAGCACTGGAAGTCCGGTTGCTGCGAGAAGGTATTATTGAATCCAGGCATATAGTCCAAGCTGTTGTCTGCGACGAACGAGGACGGGTTCTAACCGTTGCCGGAAATTCTGAAACTGCTGCATTTATCCGTTCAGCCCTCAAACCATTTCAGGCACTTGCTGTCACCACAACAGGTACACTGGAACGCTATCAACTTAGCGATCGCGACTTAGCAATTATCACAAGTTCCCATAAAGGAAGAATAGATCAAGTCCGACAGGTATTTAACATCCTTTGGCGGGCCGATCTTGACCCGACTATACTCCAGTGCCCAATTCCTGAAGGTAAGCAGAATCCTTTAGAATACAACTGCTCTGGAAAACATGCAGGGATGTTAGCTGTTTGTCAGCAACGCCATTGGCCCTTAAATAACTACTTGGATCGCAAGCACCCAATACAGCAGTTAATTTTAGGCAAAGTAGCAGAATTGCTGCGAATGCCAGCAGCAGAATTTATCAGCGCTCATGATGACTGTGGCGCACCAACTTATCTGATGCAACTCGGTCACATGGCATCTTTATATGCACTGTTAGCCTCTAGTACCAACTTAGATATGGAGCGCATTGTCCGGGCTATGACTCATCACCCCGCTATGGTAGCAGGAGATGGAGAATTTGATACGGAACTGATGCGCTTGACTCCAGGAGAATTGGTTAGTAAAACTGGTGCTGAAGGAGTGCAGTGCATTGGTAGACTCGGTGAAGGCTTGGGATTGGCAATCAAAGTCATGGATGGGGCAAAACGAGCAAAATATGCCGTGGCGATTCACTTACTCCAGCAAATGGGTTGGATTAGTCCCAGCGCCGCCGAAAGCCTCTCAGAAAAGTTTGTCACCTTAGGAAAATACAAGCGTTTAGAAGTAATTGGAGAATTATCATTTTTGTAGTTGCCAAACTCTTGACTATAGGTTATGATAAAGAGGTCAAGAGCGACGCGGGATAGAGCAGCCTGGTAGCTCGTCGGGCTCAACGGGCAAATTTAACTATACGCTTATTAGTTAATCTTGCTATGGGCGGTACATAAAGAAACTTATGTGCGTTTATCTGTCAAACTCGGGGAAGCCAATAGCGCGGTAATCCCGAACCAAGCTCCAGAAATGGAGAAGGTGTAGAGACTGGAAGGCAGACACCCTAACGATAATGACGAGGGTGAAGGGACAGTCCAGACCACAAACTAGCTAATCTAGGCAACGAAAGTTGTAGTTGGTAAGCATAACCCGAAGGTCAGTGGTTCAAATCCACTTCCCGCCACCAAATCAAAGATAAAGCAAAACCTTGTTTTCTTAAAAGATTACAGGGTTTTGTTTTATGCTGATTGTCAGCTACTCAGTTTTACAAATGGACACAAAGCTTAAGGGAGACATAGCAGAGCAAGCTGCTGTTCTTCATGCCTTAAAGCGTGGTTGGGGAGTTTTAAAACCTTTTGGTGATCGACTACCTTACGATCTAGCATTTGATGTAGAGGGAACTCTAATTAAAATCCAAGTCAAATATGCTTGGTTGGATGAGCCTTCGGGCAATTATGTTGTAGATAATCGCCGTACTAAAACCAATCGGCGGCTGATGCTTCGAGAAGCATATAAAATATCAGACTTTGATTTTGCCTTAGTATATATAGAAAAACTTGACCTGTTCTATGTCTTTCCCGTAGATGTGTTCATAGATTATGGAAGCGAAGTACACCTTGTTGAGGCTGAAAAACGACAGAGGAAACCTCGTTCTGCACAATATCGAGAAGCTTGGGAGTTAATTTTACAGGCATCGGTAGCTAAAGAAAGTTGTGTTAGATCGCCTGTTCAACTCGGAGAAGCAGGTTTTTGATCTATTCTGGAAGAAATAGCCATCAAAAGGGCGCGAAGAATCATGGTTGTGAAGTTGCAGCGACCAATTTTAGTGGGAGGATTGGGACTGTCCTTTTCTCTGTGGATGTTACAAAGTTGGCACGATTCGATAGTGCAGGTGAGTGAGTTTGGTTTGTTGAGTGCCTTAGCTGTAGGCGGTGGTTTGTGGTTATTTCAAAAAAATCGCCCAAAAAACAGTTTAGAGCAGCTAGATGGTATGGTTGTGGATCGGGCGACTGTAGAAAGTGCGATCGCTAAAACTGAAACTGTAATTAACCAACTGGCACAAGAATCAGAAAACCATCCGGCGTTACAGACACTTAGAGAAGAAGTTGCCCAATTATTGTTGGAATTAGACAGACAAGAAATTAAAGTGGCTGTGACTGGTGGTAAATCTGTAGGTAAAAGCACTTTAATTGAAGTGCTAAAACAAAATTTAGAGACACGAAATTCGGTGTCTCTAGAAGAAACAGCACCTTTGTTTAGAGAAATGAATGAAAATTCGGATACAGCCATTTTGGCAAAAGTAGCAGAATCTGATTTTGTTCTGTTCCTAACAAACGGTGATTTAACAGATTCAGAATTTCAAACCTTACAGCAGCTAAAAGCAGCAAATCAGCCCACAATCCTGGTTTTCAACAAACAAGACCAGTATTTAGCCGATGAAAGCGCCAGCATCTTGCTGTCATTGAAACATCGGATGCAGGGAAATGTAGTTGCAACTGCGGCTTCTCCCATTGCCATCAAAGTCCGAAAGCATGAAGCTGATGGTTCTATGCAAGAGTGGATGGAACAACCGGCAGCAGATATACAGCAGTTGACGCAGCAGTTGGGTGAATTGCTACAGCAAGGACAACGGCTAGTTTGGGTAACTACGATGAGGAAAGCCGGCTTGTTGAAAGCTGAGGCAAAAAACTGGCTGAATGTAACCAGACGCGATGGCGCCACCCCAATTATTGAACAATATCAATGGATAGCTGCTGCTGCTGCCTTTGCTAACCCAGTCCCAGCACTTGATATTCTGGCGACTGCGGCAATTAATGCTCAAATGGTAATGGATTTGGGTAATATCTATCAGCAGAAATTTTCCCTAGAACAGGCACAAACCATAGCTGGAACAATGGGAAGTTTGATGCTGAAACTCGGTTTAGTTGAACTTTCTACAAAGGCGATAAGTACTGTTCTGAAAAGTAATGCCCTTACCTTTGTTGCTGGTGGCGTAGTGCAGGGAGTAAGTGCAGCTTATCTAACTAGAGTCGCAGGGTTAAGTCTAATTGAGTATTTCCAACAACAGGAAATAGCAATAGATTCTGGGAATGGTTTGAATTTGGAGAATTTGCGGCAAACTTTGCAAAAGGTATTTCAGCAAAATCAGCAGATTGGTTTTTTGCAGGGGTTTGTCAAGCAAGGTATGAAGCGTTTATTGCCA encodes the following:
- a CDS encoding group I intron-associated PD-(D/E)XK endonuclease, which gives rise to MDTKLKGDIAEQAAVLHALKRGWGVLKPFGDRLPYDLAFDVEGTLIKIQVKYAWLDEPSGNYVVDNRRTKTNRRLMLREAYKISDFDFALVYIEKLDLFYVFPVDVFIDYGSEVHLVEAEKRQRKPRSAQYREAWELILQASVAKESCVRSPVQLGEAGF
- the rsfS gene encoding ribosome silencing factor, encoding MTDYFQGNFPLQSVPLTKSVVESHAQTDEASGKLAATIAEAASDRKAGEILLLKVAEVSYLADYFVMMTGYSKVQVRAIAQAIEGKVETELQRRPLRTEGKIEGSWVLQDYGDVIVHIMMPKEREFYNLEAFWIHAERISLPESDEGEGKPT
- a CDS encoding asparaginase — protein: MTMGKRTQAAALEVRLLREGIIESRHIVQAVVCDERGRVLTVAGNSETAAFIRSALKPFQALAVTTTGTLERYQLSDRDLAIITSSHKGRIDQVRQVFNILWRADLDPTILQCPIPEGKQNPLEYNCSGKHAGMLAVCQQRHWPLNNYLDRKHPIQQLILGKVAELLRMPAAEFISAHDDCGAPTYLMQLGHMASLYALLASSTNLDMERIVRAMTHHPAMVAGDGEFDTELMRLTPGELVSKTGAEGVQCIGRLGEGLGLAIKVMDGAKRAKYAVAIHLLQQMGWISPSAAESLSEKFVTLGKYKRLEVIGELSFL
- a CDS encoding YcjF family protein; the encoded protein is MVVKLQRPILVGGLGLSFSLWMLQSWHDSIVQVSEFGLLSALAVGGGLWLFQKNRPKNSLEQLDGMVVDRATVESAIAKTETVINQLAQESENHPALQTLREEVAQLLLELDRQEIKVAVTGGKSVGKSTLIEVLKQNLETRNSVSLEETAPLFREMNENSDTAILAKVAESDFVLFLTNGDLTDSEFQTLQQLKAANQPTILVFNKQDQYLADESASILLSLKHRMQGNVVATAASPIAIKVRKHEADGSMQEWMEQPAADIQQLTQQLGELLQQGQRLVWVTTMRKAGLLKAEAKNWLNVTRRDGATPIIEQYQWIAAAAAFANPVPALDILATAAINAQMVMDLGNIYQQKFSLEQAQTIAGTMGSLMLKLGLVELSTKAISTVLKSNALTFVAGGVVQGVSAAYLTRVAGLSLIEYFQQQEIAIDSGNGLNLENLRQTLQKVFQQNQQIGFLQGFVKQGMKRLLPEAQQVEVVGVQKAMG
- a CDS encoding CGLD27 family protein, with product MIRSSVSNCPVPTDQQPLNEYEELKSSWLFRDATLDWRKYITKLAWIWGLSWLIAGPIAAASFPPHKYIAHFMLCGGAGASVGLVLILVRLYLGWFYVCDRLCSPTVFYEESGWYDGQTWTKPQEVLNRDRLIVSYEIKPILRRLQFTFAGLAGMYVTGTIVWHLF